The Lolium rigidum isolate FL_2022 chromosome 1, APGP_CSIRO_Lrig_0.1, whole genome shotgun sequence region tcaatcattaagCAAGgacagatttccattcattcgGAAAGTatgtacatgtctattacaaaagaaggacctataGACAACTACTGAAGCAGCCACCGCCAAGAACACTATGGCGACAGTGCCAAAAGGGGAGAGAAACTAAAAGGAAAAAGCaaaagtggtctacttgacctccggctttgaagaactcggagcaggagttggcttatATCCAAGAGtggcgaggatcttcttcgaacTGGGCTTTGCCGCTTTAATTAgcgactgccacttcttcgtctcgaTCTCCCCCGTGTTGCCAACTTTCGACCAGTCGACTTGTTGTTGACTCTCCGCAATTAGGGCCATCGTACCTTCGACACCAACTTTTAGTCCCTCTTgacgaagttggagtccaaggtcttccggggaagtgaagcacttggcgagagcaacaaaagttgcgggttcctccgtTTTCTTGAAAAAATATGGGAAAAGCCGCGACAAGCCAATCTTAGCTTCAGAAAGGCCATCGCGAGCCTCATCGCCATGAATTTCAAGAAGAGAAAGAGCGTCGAGGAGTTGATCACCCTCAGGGCTCTCCAGCTCATACTCTTGGTTTGTCCTCCCTGAGTAAAATAAAAGATAGTTGGTCAAGCAAAAAGAAAGAACAAAGATGACGCAAGAACGCAACAAGGGTATggacacttactaacaaaacgtcgactctgcgattcTAGTCGACCAAGGATCTCTTCCTCGCGAGCAGCATGCTGAGCTACATTTTCTTCTAGAGCCTTTTTTGCGTCGTCgagtttcttttgaagatcctcgACGGTAGCAGCATCAGCTTCGGCTTTCATGCGTGCCGTTTCGCTTTGCTCCAATTtagcagcaagagcgtcagcacgtttgCTGGTTTCCTCAAATTTCTCTGCCAGTGTAAAACAGGCGAGTAAAAGAACTGCAGCAAAAATAGCGACAGAATATATTTGACAAGGAAAAAGAAGGCACCTTCAAGCTGGGCAGCATAAtcgcggtacccgataaattgggtaccgaagCGGATGAGCTCTTTCATAAAAGGCTGAAGAAATCATCATGTCGAAAGATCAatataagaagaagaaaaactcaACATCAAGAAGCGAAAAGGGAGGGAAGTTCAAAGTAGTAAAATCAATacagaacaaaagaaaacagctTACCTCTTCCATCAAAGGAGTCGAGGAACAACCAGATAGTATGGTTGGTTCCTTGGGTGATTCCAACCTGGCTCTCTTCGGAGAAGGGGCCCGGGGGCTCACAGCTGGAGTtggatgttccaggttttgttggggaggcgaagtttcatcgcCATCAGGATGAGCTTCCGAGACAACCAAAGTAtgggacgtgctcgttcgagcagtcgcgtcaatgggcacatcttcttcttcatcgctaaTATAACAAATTCAGCGACAAGATGAGAAAACAATTCGGAAAAATATCGACATGGGACAAATGCAGTGCATAAAAaaaaaacttacgagctgataagagcagCATCATAAAGACCCAAAGCCTTCTCCCCGGCATCGGGTACAATCTTTTCGGCACGGGAAGTATCGGCTTTGGAGGCGCCAGAGTCAATAGTTTCATCTCTTTTCCTCTTGCCTTTCGGAGAAGCAGCAGGAATAGACGAGCGTGTCGACGAAGTAACCTCCGTTTCATTCTCTTTTTCAAGAGAAGCCGCGGATTTCTGGGAACCCCCGACTCCACTTTCAGGGCGAGAagcaccctggttgtcgtcggtgacaacagccatttcttcgacttccccgccctcgggaaggggaggaagagaagttaAAGTAAGGTGACCCTGTGGAATATAAAGAATATCGACAAAGCAGTTATATTTCGCTACCAATAAAGTGGTCGATAGAAATAATTTGGGAAGACGGCATAATAGCTGAGAAGAAcaattacctcgggaagaggattggcgcCACAAAATGGCTTAACTTTGCAAGAAGATGGAACGGTGTCCTTCTTGTTAAGCTTGGAAATTCTTCGAattagcttctccaagtcctttgcagGAAGATCTGTGGAGAGCCTCTCGACGtcttcatcaccagcatacatccaaaggggattttttcgagcttgcagaggctgcattctaatcctaaggaagtaggctgtgatttggatacccgacagctctTTGCCACGGGTACTCTGAAgctcacggatgcgagtcatcagcgcctctgtcgccaatttctcttcttcggtagtttcagcatcccaggagcggcggcgaagaattttggtTTTTCCGTCGAAGGGGGCGATGTTGTACTCTACTGCATCAGAGCTTTCTTCATGCACatacagccacttcttgcgccacccttggacggaatcagggaatttgacatcgaagtaatcgacgtcagagcgaacacagataacgacgccgccaatattataggcgacgccgtgggagccattgcggcggaggcagaaaatgcgtttccacaaagcccaattaggatggactccgaggaagcattcgcacaatgtgataaaaatcgacacgtgcaagatagaattgggcgtcagctggtgaagctgaagcccataaacaaagagaagaccgcgaagAAACTCATGGATAGGAggggaaagaccacggatgagatgatcgacgaaactaacccggtactccattggcggAGAGGGGTAGCTCTCCTCGTGGGGGAAGCGAAGcgcatccttcttcttggcgaaccccagcttcttcagcaggttcatatcctggctggagatcttggatctctcccactccaaatCTTCGGTGGccattggggattttttggagcgCGGTGCTGGATGTGTCACGAGGGTGATGATTTCTACTAGAATGAAGCAGAACAGAACGACCTCGGAGGAGCACACAAAGCGATGAGAGCACTGGAGGATTTTTTGCAGAAGAACAGAAGTACGGTGCGAGGGGAAGTATTGattgaggaagacgatgaccttatatgcaggtgcggtgaaacgacgcaccgttggatgaagaaatggtGGACCAGATGCTGTACACGTAGTCAAGGGGTAAAAGGTAATTTCATTATGACGAGAAATTACAGGTCCTGCAGTACATGTGCCAGTAAAAGCGggagacgtgtgtcccccacttgcacgacgtgtccatcGGAGAGGAGATTTGGACCCACGAGGCAGTGAAAGGAGCGGTTTTCGCATGTTTCCAATACAgtaaatcgtggctatcatcagcaatgacgtcactAAGGCAAAAGAAAAACTCGACTAAGGAGCCTGGTGAAAATATCGACAACAcaagattatttcgagagcctttgatcaaatacaagtttttgcccaaatgctcgggggctactttaaaaaaaaagagaagagaagaaagttttgggtatgacaaaatagaaatggcgagagcctatgaccaaatgcaagcatttgttcatagcctcgggggctactcccatcgggagcgctggtcgcgcacccgatagaaatgcAAAAGCTGGGAAAGGATTACCAATATAGTGGTCGAAGatattaatctgtggagcctacaaccaagtacaagtccttggctgtagcctcgggggctactcccatcgggaacgctgttcgcgtgcccgatgaatttagaccaaaagaaagaaaaagaagtgagtatatttcgagttatacagataactctacatatactcccatcgggaagacaaaataagtcatcaaatatgactcgataaaatgtgctattcctacagatcgaaaagcactcgacaatatattctcggagcgctagaagtcgcgaataatctctcgaatgccgcaaaatttgcgaaggtaatacCCCGcatccgttctgtgcggcgtggcgcTCGTCTCGacatcggtttgctacttttttccatatcaaccgtatatgaagaaaaatcctaacggacgcgttaggtacccgataaatatagaccgggactcgacagtaatggtaagaccttaagcggcacctcgtcgaagtttacactaaGATCTCCGANNNNNNNNNNNNNNNNNNNNNNNNNNNNNNNNNNNNNNNNNNNNNNNNNNNNNNNNNNNNNNNNNNNNNNNNNNNNNNNNNNNNNNNNNNNNNNNNNNNNggtgtaatcaaagtacctttccggtataagtgatttacatgatctcatggtcataaggactaggtaactatgtatcgaaagcttatagcaaataacttaatgacgagatcttatgctacgcttaattgggtgtgtccattacatcattcatataatgatataaccttgttattaataacatccaatgttcatgattatgaaactaatcatccattaatcaacaagctagtttaagaggcatactagggacttcttgttgtctacatatcacacatgtactaatgtttcggttaatacaattatagcatgacatataaacatttatcataaacatagagatataaataataaccacttttattattgcctctagggcatatctccttcagccccCCCCCGGCAAAGAAGGTCTCGATCcgcacggcgaactacagcgagGTGGAAGACAAAGCTCTGATCAAGGCATGGGAGTCGGTGTCAATCGATGTCGTGACCGGCATCGATCAGACCGGCAAGCGCTACTGGCACCGGATTGAGGATGCGTTCTTCCAGAACATGCCACCCAATGCATTGACGGCATCGCGCACCTACCGATCCTTGCAAGGTCGATGGGACGCCATCAAGAACACGGTGAGCCGTTGGAGCGGGCTCGCCTTGAGCAAGTGAGGAATGCTCTCCGCGAGCGGCACCAACGTCGATGATTGGGAGGCCATTGCAATGGAGAGGTACAAGCAAATGCCGGCATCAAAAGGAAAGCCGTTCACGCTACACCATTGTTGGAAGCTGCTCGAGCATAGCGAGAAGTGGAAGTTGCGGGACAAGGAAGCACCACCGGCGAGGGGAGCCCTTGAGCAATTGGACGATGATGGGGATGATGTGATCGCTACCAAGAGAAACTCGGGGAGGCCGGATGGAAACAAGAGGGCCAAAGAGAAGTTGAGGAAGGAAGCCGAGGCCGCCGGTTTGAGAGACAAGATCGACGACATCATGAGGTCCAAGGAGATGCTCGTCAACAAGGCCTTGGTGGAGAAGAGGGCTATAGCTGAGATGAAGAGCCAGGAGAAGCAAGCCAAGTGGGAGATCCTTCACCAAGATGAGATGTGCAAGGCaaccatggaggagaagagggcTATGGCCGAGGAGAAccgcgccatggccgagctcatcGCACAGGAGAacaaggtgatgatgatggatccaTCCACCATGGATGCCTTCACCAAGGAATGGTGGGACTTGTCAAGGATGGAGATCTTGGCAAGAAGGAGAGCAGCGGCGGTGGCTCGAGCTGCTGCGGAGGAGGCGGCGTCAACGGCGGCAGCTGCAGCGGCgaatggtggtgatggcggcgtcgACAACTCGTCGTCGGCTTGATCTTTATTGATTTGCATCGCCAGTGCCTTTTTTGTGTCGCATTATCATCGTGAACACCTAtgtcatttcgtcgaacacctgtGTCGCGAGTTCCAAACATTTCATCGAGCTGtgtcatttcgtcgaacacctgtTTTGCAGTCTATGTTGCCTGTTTTGCGTTCACCCAGGCGGAGCAGATCCCGCATGCGCAAACTGCATAACAGCATATTATGCAGTTTGTGCATGCGGGGTCTGCTCCGCCCGGGCTTTTTTGGACCGCAAATCGCGTTTTTCTCGGCCTGCATCCGTGTGTTTGCGGTTTGCGGGTTGatgtatctgctagagatgctcttacaaaccAACGCATGCGACCACTGGCCATATCCCAATGCATACAAAACGCATGGTCTCTGGCTCGCTacgaggtggaggaggcgccaaggAGAGGCAGTGTGCGAGGAGGTTCTAGGGTTGCGGCAGCAGCGTAATGGGAGAGGCCAATTAGTCCCGCAGCGAGGCTAGACGTGCGCGCGTACCATGGAGGGGCTCGACGACAGTGGCGGTGCGCACTCAGCGGAGGGGATCGGCGACAAGGCGTCCATGCGTCCCCAGTTGTCGCGGAAAGGGGGATGCACGTCTAGGACGACCTCGCCGTCGAGAgtccgccgcgcgtcctccggaGGCCCAGGCGAGAAGAGGATGTCTGGCGCGTAGAAGGGTCGTGATGACGGCGAGACGGAGACGGCGACGCCTCGGATCCTGAGGAGGACGGGGGTCCGAGGAGAACGGAGGCGGGAGATGATGCAGGCGGTGGCggccgaggcggaggcggaggcggaggcggtggtggaGAAGCTAGGCAGATGGCGGGATGGGAagggagcgaggaggaggggaccGAAGGCCAAACCGCGGTGGGCAGGTGACGCGGAGGCTAATTTTTTGATGGGAATTGATACGGAGAAGCGCCGCACAAACGAACTAACCGTGCGACGGTTCTGTATTATGAAAAAGAGACATCTCTGTCTCTAATAAGCGATTACATCTCACCCACTGCACCTTATCCCCTCACGCGTAGCCTCAGAACCACGATGAAAAGCAGCGCCCAGAGGGAGCATGCGGCGGGGGAGGTCGCGCCGCTCTAGCACGGAGCAGCGAGGgtggccgcggccgccgcggggCAGGTCGCCGCCTCCACCGAGCATGCGGAGCGCCTGGGGAAGGCCGTCGTCGCTGCGCGCCGGGGTaaagccgtcgtcgccgctgagcTCCGGGGGAAGGCCGACGTCACCGCAGAGCGCTGGGGGAGCCCGCCGTTGCGGAGCACAGAGTGGGGTGGCGGCGGCCGGTGAGCGCGTCGAGCCACGGCCGGGAGAGTACCTCCAGACCTCCAGTATGGAGAAATGCGGCAATACGAGCTCGCCCGCGAGAAGAGTTTGTTGGCTGGTAGAGGTGGGCGATGCATTTTTTTCGTTTCTACCATGCCAGACGTGGATGCCGAAGGTGCTTTGAACCTTGCAATGGCAATTACGTGGGTTGGGTCTGGCATTTAGGCTTAATTAACCTGGCAAATAGTAGTATTTCACGAGAGTAATATAGAACCTGGCAATTACGCATGCTTAATTAACCTGTCAACCGTGTCTAATTAATCAGGCAGCCAGGAACAAATAATATGGCAGTTAGTAACCTGTCAACCATGCCTAATTAATCAGGCAGCCAGGAACAAATAATATGGCAGTTAGTAACAAATGAACCAGTCAACTAATTAATTTTGACTATGTAGGCGAAGATAAAGTCTTTTCCAAATTTTCTCAATGTGGAGTAATGGACCTGCAAAAGAAGTCAAGAATGCCATGGTACTCCGTACTACTCTACTGTAGTTCATACTTTGAGCAGTTCTCACTTTTTTATTCAGCAACATAAAAGCGTTGTGTATCTGCAGGTGCATGGAGAATAGTAATTGCATGCGTACATGATTAGATGGACAGCAGCATGGGACTCGGcttgcgttttttttttttgtcgcaTTGGCTGCGGTACGCCTGCTTAGTAGCCGCCGCACGGGAGGCCCAAACGTGCGGCGCCGCTACGTAGCATTGTCCTTTTTTGATTAAAAGAGGGAAGGACCGACTGTACAGCTAATAGGTACAGGGCTCTTTTGTAAACTCCGCAAGTATTTTTCCAGACACTTTCGAAAGTGCCTTATTAATATTTTTGCAGGCACTTCTGGAAAGTGCCCCAAAAAATCTATGTTTGCAAGCATTTTACGAAAGTGCCTCTAATAATCAGTTATTTACAGGCAGTACTTAGATAGTAAACCAAACCAACATCTGTTTAGAgcatgagcgtttgggggacgtgttttgttcgtgccgcgtttgggggacgcctcTCCCCAGCGGCGTCCCCCAATCGAGGCCCCAAACAGTTTTTTTTTAACACTTTTGCTTTGTCATTTTTACAAACACCTTGTGGCTGCCAAGCTGCTCGTCCGTCCATACCGCCGTGGCAGAGCAGAGGCGAGGAGAAAGTGATGGAGTATTTTACCCAgctgaagctccgccactgcgcGAAGGTGATGGAGTATTTTGCCCAGCTGAAGCTCCGCCACTCCCTCGAGTGAAGCCGCCGGCGTACGCGGGCACGGTGCTGCGTGAGCACCCGGGCCTCCAGCTCCTAGACTCCGAGCAGGTGCAGCTGCTGGGCGTCCGCGCGCGCCCGTTGGAGCTCTACTTCCTCGTCGCTCTACCCCTGTCCCGGTACGGCCCGGTGCTGACCGACCTGGCCGACTGCATCTTCGTGCGCCGCGCGTTCCAGGCCGTCGGCAAGGATCACTGGCCCGGCCTCGGCATGTACAGCCAGCAGGTGTACCGGggcctcctcgccgtcgcggTTGCCGTGCTGCTCTCCGTGCTGCTGTGGCTCGTGCACTCGAGGGAGAGACGGAAGAGGAGCTGGCCGTTCTCTGACGCACCGAGGCGTGCGGCGGTCTTCCTGCCTGGCGGTGTCCACGCTCCGTGGCCGCGCTCTCACTCTGTGGCAGCGCGCGTCGCCAGCTCTTCGACGAACCCCGTAGGCTGCCTCGAGGTGGCCGCGCCGTGGAGTGGCATCGGGCGGCCCGCGCCACCGATCATGGACGTCGACGTCGCTGCCCCGGCGGCGGCCGTGTCGTCCGAGGAGAGGGTGCGCCAGCTCGTGATGAAGCAGGCGGGTCTTGCAGCGTCCGCCCCGGCGAGGCCGCCCAGGATGGCGCGGCTCGCCGGGCGTGACGCCGGCGCGCTGGACTTGGCCTTCGATCGTTGTGGCGCGGTTTGCAAGGAGTACGACCAAGACGTTCTACCTCCACTTAATTAGACTGTTGGAGAAGACAAAAAGTACAGAGAAAAAGGAGAGAGAGGGTGACATGTGGGCCTGCTGCATGTGGGAGACGAGAAAGCTGTTGTCCGGCGTCCCCGCACCATCCCCTGTGTATCAGGGCCGCATCCAGACACCGGACGCGATTTGGGGGACTTCCGGACGAAAAAACGATTTGGAGACTGCGACTGGGAGAGATTATTTGTCCGGCGTCCcctaaatcgctttgggggacggtttgagggacgcgactggagatgctcttaatgggGTCGGTCTAGAGAGCACCGCCGGGGGCGGCGCCCAAGATAGGGACAACAGCTGGCGATGGATAGGTTTCGCCTATGAGCAGTAAAGTTTATGTTCAGCCTTGGAGCATAGGCTTATTTTAGATGAACCAGGGCCTGGGCCATTTAGCAACTCATGCCCGTCAGCCCATGCCTTGTTTTGCCCATTAATGGGCGAACTAATAGCCCAACCAACGCTAAGTACTTCCTATGTCCATTCATATAAGACATTTTAGATTTTCTCACACAAAAAAAGacattttagatttttttaatgTAAACTAGATAAAAGTCAAAATGAGTGAATCTAGACACTAAAAGTGATAATTTTGCATTGTTTTTTGTCCGTACGGCGGCGCCATCCGTCTCATTCAACAACGGTGGTGACCATGCACCCGGATATGTACTCCCTCCTGTCTAAATAAGATGCGTAGAGTTTTTGGTCAAAATCAAACTTCTTAAAGTTTGATAAACTATATAGAAAAATATATCAACACTTATGGCCTCAAACCAATATTGTTAGAATTATCATGAAATATACTTTCAAATCGTGTGTATTTGGTATCGTAGGTGTTTATATTTTTTTCTACATATTTAGCTAAACTTCAAATAGTTTTAGTGGGACCAAAAACTAAATGCATCCTATTTTAGAAAGGAGAGAGTACGAATGGAGGGCCAGCTCAAACAGATATAGTGGTGGTCGTCCTGCCCGACGGGGCGCGAGCCACCGTGAGAACATCGAGTATTCATGTCAGACGCTCAACGGATCCAGGTGCGGCGTGTTTCGTCATTCTCGCCTGGCGTGTGGTTAACGCCAACGAACTTTTCTTCCTTGTTTTGAAATTGTCAAATAGTACTCAATCTTCATGCCGGAGAGCAAGCATCATGTCAGTAGTATGTTTAGGTTAAATTTCGTTTATGTTTTAGTTAAATTCTATGAACTTTGTTGAAATCGTATGAAATCTGGTTGAAATCATATGAAATCCTGTGAAATTTATCCAAATCGTGTTCTCGTTTTAGGGAATCTGTTCTGCCGGACATCGTTTGAAGGACTAAATTTTTTATCTTCTATTTTTTCCGCACTTTTGTTCTCTAAATTTTAGGGAATCGGTTAGAGATGCTTACATGTTGACGCTCTACATGCATGCAAAGTTTCGCGAAAAATTGATATTTTTTTATGTCCTGTATAAAAAATGAGGAAATATCCTGGTGAAGAGCTTTTTTACCACCGAAATTTATCTATTTTAGACATGACGCAAAAAATAATTGTGAAATAACTTTGGAAGCACATAGAACATCGAGTTGTACATGATCCATTTTTATCGGATTATTAACTTTATAAAAGTtatttattcgcaaaaaaaaactttGTTAAAGTTATTTTAAAAATCAGGAGCATATATTCCTGTGAGCTAAATAAAACTCTGGCAGAAATCCAATTTTTGTCTACCCCGCGTCTGTACTCTGAACACTACTCATAGACGAGTGACCTGTGGTAATACTTCACGATAGTTTCTACGGTGCTTGGTAGGGACCACAAGCTATCGATACCTCCCGGCACAAAATAGGTGCTCCTTGGTTGCATACTAGTTGTCCCGTACATTTGGAtagttggatgtatctatacatacTAAACAAATATATATATTCATTCAAATTAGAGAGTACTAATTAACTATTCACCATTGATTTAAGTGAGGTTTAAATGGTCATTTTGCATTAGACTGTTTCTTGTCCCTATGGCGACGACCGTGTTCAAAGAGATTTAGTGATGGTCGGCCTGCCGGGCGGGGCGTGAGGCGTTGCGGGGACAGTGGGTATTCGGGTCACGCGCTCGTGGGCGTCACGTGCGGCGTGTTTCGCCGGCTGCGCGGTTGACACGAGCGGAActtttcttagagcatctctaccagGGAAACTTTCAGATGAACCCAGCGGCATTTGCTCCTGGCAGAACTCGCTCTCCCATTGGCTAGAAGAGACGTGGTCCCTTGCAGCAGCGTTGCTAGTTAGGGTCGGAATACATTTGGAAATACACAATACCTGGACTGAAATTGAATGCTCTGTGCACGCACCAGACAGGCAGACATGGGACCAGCAATGCATGCGAAGTAAATTTCACACCTGCCCATACCGTCTCTCTCCATGCTCTGTCTCACGGCGGCGACCTGCTGGCCTGGATTAGTAGGGCTGGGAAGCGAGCAGCAACTAATCGCGTGGCGACGGTGGAAGCTGGTGCAAATGCCAGCGGTGCCGGCGCGTCATTTCACGCTCAGGTTGCTAGCGGGGCAGGTTGTGGCTGGCCGCTACAAAGCATCGCGGGACAGCTCCGCGTCAGCGGACGCTCACGGCTTGCCGCGACTACCAAGGCGTCGGCGTCCAGAACCAGAAGGGCTACACGTCGCCGACAGCGGCCGCTGATTCATGGACATCCTCCACGTCGCCGACGCCGCGGGCTGCAAGGCCACCGACGAGCTGCTCGCGCGCCTCGAGTCCGCACACTCCACCGCTGCCTTGGCCGCCAACGTGTTGCCGAGGGGGTGCGACCCGCTCTCAAGGTGCATCCGCGGCGCCGCCGGTGGCCATCCGCACCATCGTCTTTCCCTCGCCGCGGCGCTGCTTCTCCTCTCGCTCGGAGACTCCGCACCCATGCCGCTGATTATGCTCAGTTCGTCGTCTGTAGTGTCGTGCCGCTGCGATGTGCTGGGTGCTTGCCATCGCTGTCGTCGCTGCGATGTGTCAAGATGTCGCAGCGGCGCAAGGCGAAGTAGCCAGGCGTGGGCGTGCTCGGGCGTGGAGGAAGATGAGATCTCAGTGAGAGAGACAGAGGGGTTGAGGGTCACGGGTTCATGGCAGATATTGATATCCCCTGGGGACCATGTGACCATGTAGCACTATACCTAGCAATAACACTTAAATCAAGTGAGAAATACCCTGCCACCAGATTGACCCCACTCCTAACGTGGATCAATGGAATTTGAAGTTCCCATGGGAGCAAATGCCTCCAGGTTCATTCTATTCACTCTCCTACCTACCAGAGCTTATAAAAACGTGAACTGGAAATCTGGAactcagttcaccgaactcgtgtttacgggtcgtAAAATGGCTGACGCGTGTAACAGACtcgtaaaccaaaactgtaaaataGTAGACTCTGTTCAGCACCAGCGGCTTCCAAACCCGTAAAGACAAGGTATTTCATAAAATTCATATGCAAGACATACAACAATTGATCATAATTGatcaaataatcatccaaattattacaacacataaataatagtctGAACCAAATTGTTACAACAGT contains the following coding sequences:
- the LOC124660854 gene encoding uncharacterized protein LOC124660854 produces the protein MYAGDEDVERLSTDLPAKDLEKLIRRISKLNKKDTVPSSCKVKPFCGANPLPEGHLTLTSLPPLPEGGEVEEMAVVTDDNQGASRPESGVGGSQKSAASLEKENETEVTSSTRSSIPAASPKGKRKRDETIDSGASKADTSRAEKIVPDAGEKALGLYDAALISSDEEEDVPIDATARTSTSHTLVVSEAHPDGDETSPPQQNLEHPTPAVSPRAPSPKRARLESPKEPTILSGCSSTPLMEEPFMKELIRFGTQFIGYRDYAAQLEEKFEETSKRADALAAKLEQSETARMKAEADAATVEDLQKKLDDAKKALEENVAQHAAREEEILGRLESEDKPRV